Below is a window of Candidatus Baltobacteraceae bacterium DNA.
CCGTTGCCGATACTCCCGAACGAACGAGCACCGTTGCCGATCGTCATCTGGTGAACGTCACGGTGTATAACGGCGGAACGGCCCTCGTTCACGATCGCCGGCGCGTGTTTTTGAACGCCGGTGTGAATCGCATCGCGTGGCGCGACGTGAGTGCGAACATGGACCCCTCGTCGGCGCTGCTGGAGGACGTGGACGCTCCAGGGAACGTTAACGTCCTCGAGCAGAACTTCGATTTCGATTTACTCGACCCGTCGGCACTGCTGCAGCGATACGTCGGTCGCGACGTGACGGTCGTTCACGATCCGCGCTTCGCCGGCGAGCGCGCCACGCGAGAGACGGCGCGCGTCTTGAGTACCAACGGCGGCATCGTCCTGCAGTATCGCGATCGCATCGAGACCGAAGTCCGCGGGCATATCGCATTCCCGGTCTCGTCAAAGAACTTTCGAGACAAACCCACACTCGTATTGGACCTGGCAAGCACGCACGGCGGAGCGCAAACACTCGATCTCAGCTATCTGACCGGCGGAATGAGCTGGCATGCCGATTACGTCGGCGTACTGGATCCCGACGAGAAGCATCTGGCCTTAACCGGGCTCGTGACGCTCTCAAACACGAGCGGCGCGAGCTACGACAACGCTCACCTCCAGCTCGTCGCCGGCAACGTCAACGTCGTGCAGCCCGGGGTCGTGGCGGACACCTTCAAAACGATCGCTCGGGTCACATCGAGAAATGTTTTTTCGCAGGAGAACTATTTCGAGTATCACTTGTATACGCTGGATCGGCCGACCACGATTCTAAACGCGCAAACCAAGCAGCTCTCGCTGCTCGCGGCTCACGACGTGCCGGTCCGCAAGACGCTCGAACTACGCGGTTCTCCCAGCTACTATCAATCGGCCGAGGCGGATCTGGGCGATCGTCTGCCGGTCGGCGTGTACGTATCGTTCGAAAATCGCGGCGGCGACCTTGGCATCCCGTTGCCGGCCGGCGTCGTTCGCCTCTACAAGAACGATTCACGGAATCTATCCGAATTCTTGGGCTCGGATCGAATCGAGCATACGCCCAAAAACGAATCCGTCAGACTGCACCTCGGCGACTCCTTCGATGTGACCGCGCGCAAGCGCCAGACCGATTTTCAATTCATGGGCGGCTGTTCGGCCGATAGCTCCTACGAAATCACCGTTGCGAACGCAAAATCGATCGCGCAAAACGTTCTCGTGGTCGAATCCATTCCGGGTTCCTGGAGGATCCTCGACGAAAGCGCGAAGCACACGAAGACGTCGGCGTCCACCGCGACCTGGACGCTGCCCGTTGCGCCCGGGGGACATACGACCCTGACCTACACCGCTCGCGTCTCGTGGTGCTAGCGCAGCCAACAGTTTAGCGCATAGCGGCGTCTATTCGGCAGATAGCCCATCACCCAGGAGCCGCGAACGTGCCACTAACCCTCGATAGCGACCTCATTGAGAACGCCAGATCCGGCGGGGCGGGTCTCGAGCGTCTCATCATAGCCGTGTGGCCCGAAGCCTACCGAATCGCCTTGAGCATTCTCCGCGATGTCGGCCTCGCCGAAGATTCGGCTCAGGAAGCATGCGCCTCCATAGCGCGCTCGTTATCGACGCTGCAGAATACG
It encodes the following:
- a CDS encoding DUF4139 domain-containing protein; the encoded protein is MSRMLSLLFAVVALIVPVVTVADTPERTSTVADRHLVNVTVYNGGTALVHDRRRVFLNAGVNRIAWRDVSANMDPSSALLEDVDAPGNVNVLEQNFDFDLLDPSALLQRYVGRDVTVVHDPRFAGERATRETARVLSTNGGIVLQYRDRIETEVRGHIAFPVSSKNFRDKPTLVLDLASTHGGAQTLDLSYLTGGMSWHADYVGVLDPDEKHLALTGLVTLSNTSGASYDNAHLQLVAGNVNVVQPGVVADTFKTIARVTSRNVFSQENYFEYHLYTLDRPTTILNAQTKQLSLLAAHDVPVRKTLELRGSPSYYQSAEADLGDRLPVGVYVSFENRGGDLGIPLPAGVVRLYKNDSRNLSEFLGSDRIEHTPKNESVRLHLGDSFDVTARKRQTDFQFMGGCSADSSYEITVANAKSIAQNVLVVESIPGSWRILDESAKHTKTSASTATWTLPVAPGGHTTLTYTARVSWC